In a single window of the Polynucleobacter sp. MWH-UH24A genome:
- the rpsL gene encoding 30S ribosomal protein S12, whose protein sequence is MPTINQLLRKPRSRLVIKSKSPALQNSPQRRGVCTRVYTTTPKKPNSALRKVAKVRLTNGFEVISYIGGEGHNLQEHSVVLIRGGRVKDLPGVRYHIVRGSLDLQGVKDRKQARSKYGAKRAKKA, encoded by the coding sequence ATGCCAACAATTAATCAGCTGCTGCGTAAGCCGCGCTCACGACTAGTCATCAAGAGCAAAAGCCCTGCGTTGCAGAATAGCCCCCAGCGTCGCGGTGTTTGTACCCGTGTTTACACGACGACACCAAAAAAGCCAAATTCGGCATTGCGTAAAGTGGCAAAGGTTCGCTTAACCAACGGTTTTGAGGTGATCTCTTACATCGGTGGTGAGGGCCATAATCTTCAAGAGCACTCGGTAGTGCTAATCCGCGGCGGTCGTGTAAAAGACCTGCCTGGCGTGCGCTATCACATTGTTCGTGGATCTCTTGACTTACAGGGCGTTAAAGATCGTAAGCAGGCTCGATCCAAGTATGGTGCAAAGCGCGCTAAGAAAGCGTAA